The following are encoded together in the Bacillus sp. V2I10 genome:
- a CDS encoding GntP family permease, with amino-acid sequence MDSVFGLSHNASLLLYAVIAIAGLIFLIAKFKVNPFIALIVSAVFMGLISGMKLPEILKAFEAGVGSTLGFIAIVIGLGTMLGKMLAESGGAERIARTLIHIFGEKNVHWAMMVVAVICGIPVFFQVGVVLLIPLVFVIAKHTGTSLLKIGLSLVAGLAVVHSLVPPHPAAMLAVGIFGADIGKTIVLSLVVALPAAAVAGPLYGSWISKRVKVEPTGELAEQLTKSKNTELPKFGITLFTILLPVILMLISTVAGLTLPETSMLRYWVEFIGSPVIALLIALVFAFYSFGFARGYNKEQILHFTNDCLGPVASIVLLIGAGGGFNKILVTSGVGDAIAEFASGASLSPIFLAFAIAGLIRAAVGSATVAMTTAAGIVAPIALVTPGVSPELLVLAVGAGSIMLSHVNDSGFWLIKEFFNMSVPETLKTWTVMETILSFSAFAMVLLLDLFI; translated from the coding sequence ATGGATTCTGTATTTGGTTTAAGTCATAATGCCAGCTTGCTATTATATGCGGTTATCGCAATTGCAGGATTAATTTTTTTAATAGCCAAATTTAAAGTCAACCCGTTCATCGCACTTATTGTCTCAGCGGTGTTTATGGGGCTTATATCAGGAATGAAGCTTCCCGAAATATTAAAAGCATTTGAAGCCGGTGTCGGCAGTACATTAGGATTTATCGCGATTGTGATAGGACTTGGGACAATGCTTGGGAAAATGCTTGCCGAGTCAGGCGGTGCTGAAAGGATCGCACGGACTCTCATTCATATTTTCGGTGAAAAAAATGTCCACTGGGCGATGATGGTTGTGGCTGTTATTTGCGGGATTCCTGTCTTCTTCCAGGTCGGTGTCGTATTATTAATTCCGCTTGTTTTTGTAATAGCCAAGCATACAGGAACCTCTTTGCTTAAAATAGGTCTCTCACTAGTAGCGGGACTTGCGGTAGTCCACAGTCTTGTACCTCCGCACCCTGCAGCGATGCTTGCCGTCGGCATTTTTGGCGCTGATATTGGAAAAACAATTGTGCTGTCATTGGTTGTTGCTCTTCCTGCAGCTGCAGTTGCCGGCCCTTTGTACGGTTCATGGATTTCAAAACGAGTAAAGGTTGAACCTACTGGAGAATTAGCTGAACAATTAACAAAATCTAAAAACACAGAACTTCCTAAATTCGGGATTACTCTATTTACCATTTTACTTCCTGTTATTCTAATGCTTATATCTACAGTAGCCGGTTTGACTTTACCTGAAACAAGTATGCTTAGATACTGGGTTGAATTTATCGGCAGTCCTGTCATCGCATTGCTGATTGCGCTTGTATTTGCATTCTATTCATTTGGATTTGCACGCGGATATAATAAAGAACAAATCCTGCATTTTACGAATGATTGTCTTGGCCCTGTCGCGTCAATTGTCCTTCTCATCGGAGCAGGTGGCGGTTTTAATAAAATCCTTGTTACAAGCGGTGTAGGTGACGCCATTGCAGAATTTGCATCAGGTGCAAGCCTTTCACCAATCTTTTTAGCCTTTGCAATTGCTGGATTGATCCGCGCTGCGGTCGGTTCTGCAACAGTTGCTATGACAACAGCTGCTGGAATTGTTGCTCCAATTGCTCTGGTAACTCCAGGCGTCAGCCCGGAACTGCTGGTACTGGCAGTAGGAGCAGGATCGATTATGCTTTCTCATGTAAATGATTCTGGATTTTGGCTGATTAAGGAATTCTTTAACATGTCAGTACCAGAAACTCTAAAAACGTGGACCGTAATGGAAACAATCTTATCCTTCTCGGCATTTGCTATGGTTTTACTGCTGGATTTGTTTATTTAA
- a CDS encoding four-carbon acid sugar kinase family protein — MSKRISKAVFQKIPEVNESAVTKMLDARLLVLNKKIIVLDDDPTGVQTVHGVSVYTDWSIESIERGFKETNSMFFLLTNSRGFTAEETEKAHKEIALNIMAAAKKHNQEYMIVSRGDSTLRGHYPLETKVLKDTTESASASRFDGEVIIPFFKEGGRFTIDNVHYVEDNEELIPAGETEFAKDRTFGYTHSHLGKWAEEKSYGEFKAESAVYISLESLRALDIETIKNQLLSVQDFNKVIVNAVDYVDVKIFAIALIDAMRAGKNFMFRSAAAFTKVIGGIRDKGLLTKEELIIEESGNGGLIIIGSHVQKTTDQLAELRKADSIKFIEFDCHLVLDPEKFRSEISRVIETCENLLNSGETVAVYTRRERLDLGEERKEEELKLSVKISEAVTSIVKQLKIRPNYLIAKGGITSSDVGTNGLEVKRAVVAGQIQPGIPVWKTGSESKFPGMPYVVFPGNVGSKTSLREVVELLN; from the coding sequence ATGAGCAAGAGAATAAGTAAAGCTGTTTTTCAAAAAATTCCAGAAGTAAACGAAAGTGCTGTCACAAAGATGCTGGATGCACGGCTGCTTGTGCTGAATAAAAAAATTATCGTTCTGGATGATGATCCTACTGGAGTTCAGACTGTTCACGGGGTATCGGTCTACACAGACTGGTCAATAGAAAGTATTGAAAGAGGATTCAAGGAAACAAATTCTATGTTTTTTCTATTAACGAATTCTAGGGGTTTTACAGCAGAGGAAACGGAAAAGGCTCATAAAGAAATAGCCTTAAATATCATGGCAGCTGCAAAGAAACATAATCAGGAATATATGATTGTCAGCCGCGGTGACTCAACTCTTAGGGGGCATTATCCATTAGAAACAAAGGTATTGAAGGACACGACTGAATCCGCCTCTGCCTCGCGTTTTGACGGAGAAGTGATTATCCCCTTCTTTAAGGAAGGCGGCCGCTTCACAATCGACAATGTTCACTATGTAGAGGACAACGAGGAGCTGATTCCAGCTGGTGAAACTGAATTCGCCAAGGACAGGACATTTGGATATACCCATTCACATTTAGGCAAGTGGGCTGAGGAAAAATCATATGGAGAATTCAAGGCTGAATCGGCTGTCTATATTTCATTGGAAAGCTTAAGGGCACTTGATATTGAAACAATCAAAAATCAGCTGCTTTCAGTTCAGGACTTTAACAAGGTTATTGTGAATGCAGTCGATTATGTCGATGTGAAAATATTTGCCATAGCATTAATTGATGCTATGAGAGCAGGGAAAAACTTTATGTTCCGAAGTGCTGCAGCCTTTACTAAAGTTATTGGCGGCATAAGGGATAAAGGGCTTCTAACAAAAGAAGAACTTATTATAGAAGAGTCAGGTAATGGGGGATTAATTATTATTGGTTCCCATGTGCAAAAAACAACTGACCAGCTTGCTGAACTGAGAAAGGCAGATTCTATCAAGTTCATCGAATTTGACTGCCATCTTGTATTAGATCCAGAAAAGTTCCGTTCAGAAATCAGCAGAGTCATAGAGACATGTGAAAACCTTTTGAATTCAGGTGAAACTGTGGCTGTTTATACACGAAGAGAACGGCTTGATCTTGGGGAAGAAAGAAAGGAAGAAGAATTAAAGCTTTCTGTTAAAATCTCGGAAGCCGTCACGAGTATCGTCAAGCAATTAAAGATTAGACCTAACTATCTTATAGCAAAAGGCGGTATTACATCAAGCGATGTAGGCACCAATGGTCTTGAAGTAAAAAGAGCTGTAGTAGCCGGCCAAATTCAGCCTGGAATTCCTGTCTGGAAGACCGGGAGTGAAAGTAAATTTCCGGGAATGCCATATGTCGTGTTTCCGGGAAATGTAGGCAGCAAAACTTCATTAAGGGAAGTTGTTGAACTGTTGAACTAG
- the garR gene encoding 2-hydroxy-3-oxopropionate reductase: MLKNIGFIGLGIMGKPMALNLLSKGYSVTVNDINKDAVQALVQSGATSAESPKKMSESCEIIITMLPASQHVQQVVLGENGVLSGANSGTVIIDMSSISPVISKELAEAAAEKGVEMLDAPVSGGEPKAIDGTLAIMAGGKEEIFEKVKDVLYAMGSEVTLVGGNGSGTTAKLANQVIVNLNIAAMSEALVLAAKAGIDVERMYQAIRGGLAGSAVLDAKVPLILKRNFAAGGRIDINLKDMTNVMETAHQIGVPMPLSSQLLEIFHTLKVDGKAAEDHGGIVQYFEKLANVEVRG, encoded by the coding sequence ATGTTGAAAAATATCGGTTTCATCGGGTTGGGCATTATGGGAAAACCTATGGCATTAAATCTATTATCAAAAGGGTATTCAGTCACAGTTAACGACATTAACAAGGATGCGGTGCAAGCATTAGTACAGTCAGGTGCCACTAGTGCTGAATCTCCAAAAAAAATGAGTGAAAGCTGTGAAATCATTATTACAATGCTTCCTGCTTCTCAGCATGTCCAACAAGTGGTTTTGGGGGAAAATGGTGTTTTGAGCGGAGCGAATTCAGGTACTGTGATTATAGATATGAGTTCAATTTCACCTGTAATATCAAAAGAGCTTGCAGAGGCAGCAGCAGAAAAAGGTGTTGAAATGCTGGATGCCCCCGTAAGCGGAGGAGAACCTAAAGCAATAGATGGAACTTTAGCCATTATGGCTGGAGGTAAGGAAGAGATTTTTGAAAAGGTGAAGGATGTTCTATATGCAATGGGCTCTGAAGTGACATTAGTAGGCGGAAATGGAAGCGGAACCACGGCGAAATTAGCTAATCAAGTTATCGTTAATTTAAATATTGCAGCCATGTCTGAAGCCTTGGTGCTTGCGGCGAAAGCTGGTATTGACGTTGAAAGAATGTATCAGGCAATCAGAGGCGGACTTGCCGGAAGTGCTGTACTTGATGCTAAAGTTCCATTAATCCTGAAACGAAATTTCGCAGCTGGAGGAAGAATTGACATCAACTTAAAAGATATGACAAATGTGATGGAGACAGCACACCAAATTGGTGTACCAATGCCGCTGTCCAGTCAATTATTAGAAATATTTCACACTTTGAAGGTCGATGGAAAAGCAGCGGAGGATCACGGAGGCATTGTTCAATATTTTGAAAAACTCGCAAATGTCGAAGTAAGGGGCTGA
- a CDS encoding GntR family transcriptional regulator yields MSKNKGKSRPAYHQTYEVIRDRILNGDIPGGTKIVEEKLAAELGYSRTPIRESLRQLGYEGLIVNKKVVQPAEKDLRDLFQVRILLEGFSARSAATYLPEEDLISLSECIKIGREGTTDEIMSANERFHEIIVHSTGNSMMIDTINRMQSIIYLFRKTVVLYSRPRLIDEHEEIYEAIKSRDGQEAESLMKNHLQSDLDFCLHILSYNQNEKKGSK; encoded by the coding sequence ATGAGTAAAAACAAAGGAAAATCTCGACCTGCTTACCATCAAACATATGAAGTGATTCGTGACAGGATTTTAAATGGGGATATTCCGGGAGGAACGAAAATTGTAGAAGAAAAGCTCGCAGCCGAACTAGGCTACAGCCGTACTCCTATCAGAGAATCTCTTCGCCAGCTGGGATATGAGGGTCTTATTGTAAATAAAAAGGTTGTCCAGCCTGCTGAGAAGGATTTGCGTGATTTATTCCAAGTGCGCATTCTTTTAGAAGGGTTTTCCGCTCGGTCCGCTGCAACATATTTGCCTGAGGAAGATTTAATTTCCCTATCTGAATGCATTAAAATTGGAAGAGAAGGAACGACAGATGAAATCATGTCTGCCAATGAACGTTTTCATGAAATTATCGTTCATTCCACTGGCAACTCTATGATGATTGATACCATCAACAGAATGCAGTCAATTATTTATCTATTCCGCAAGACAGTGGTTCTTTACAGCCGCCCTCGTTTAATCGATGAACACGAAGAAATTTATGAAGCAATAAAATCAAGAGACGGGCAGGAAGCCGAGAGCCTGATGAAGAATCATCTTCAATCAGATCTGGACTTTTGTTTACATATTCTTAGCTATAATCAAAATGAAAAAAAAGGAAGCAAATGA
- a CDS encoding ABC transporter substrate-binding protein: protein MNWKTKLGMSAAISGMILAAGCGSKDTSGSAGSEKTYQVGVTQIVEHPSLDAALEGFKKALDEKGLKVDYDVQIAGGDQNNSQTIASNFVGDDVDLIFANSTPSALSALNATKDIPIVFTSVTDPIGAGLVKSFEEPGANITGTTDTHPDAVPSTVKFIDENVEGNKIGMIYNSGEQNSAAQIDLVEKAIKGTDLEIVESSVSTSAEVKQAAEALVGKVDAFYIITDNTVVSALESVISVAEDEDIPLFVGELDSVARGGFAAYGFDYNDIGYEAGLKAAEILTGKKEASEIPVEFPQKLKLQISKKAAEAMNVEIKEEWEDAEIID from the coding sequence ATGAACTGGAAAACAAAGCTAGGCATGAGTGCCGCGATCTCAGGAATGATACTTGCAGCAGGATGCGGCAGTAAAGATACGTCGGGAAGTGCAGGAAGTGAAAAGACATACCAAGTCGGGGTTACTCAAATTGTCGAACACCCTTCACTCGATGCTGCATTGGAAGGATTTAAAAAAGCGCTTGATGAAAAAGGACTGAAGGTTGATTATGATGTTCAAATTGCTGGCGGCGATCAAAACAACAGCCAGACGATCGCAAGCAATTTTGTCGGAGATGACGTTGACCTTATTTTCGCCAACTCAACACCGAGTGCTTTAAGTGCTCTGAATGCAACAAAGGATATACCGATTGTCTTTACATCCGTAACGGATCCTATTGGAGCAGGGCTTGTTAAAAGCTTTGAAGAGCCTGGAGCAAATATCACAGGGACAACCGATACTCACCCGGATGCGGTTCCAAGCACGGTCAAATTTATTGATGAAAATGTCGAAGGCAATAAAATTGGGATGATATACAATTCAGGAGAACAAAATTCAGCTGCCCAAATAGATCTTGTTGAAAAAGCGATTAAAGGTACTGACTTAGAAATCGTGGAGTCATCTGTCTCAACTTCCGCAGAAGTCAAACAAGCGGCTGAAGCACTTGTCGGAAAAGTGGATGCTTTCTATATCATAACGGATAATACCGTCGTTTCTGCCCTCGAATCGGTTATCTCTGTAGCAGAAGATGAAGATATCCCTCTATTTGTCGGAGAGCTTGATTCAGTGGCGCGCGGAGGATTTGCAGCTTATGGCTTTGACTACAACGACATTGGCTATGAGGCGGGATTAAAAGCAGCCGAAATTTTAACCGGCAAAAAGGAAGCAAGCGAAATACCGGTGGAATTCCCGCAGAAGCTGAAACTTCAGATCAGCAAAAAAGCTGCTGAAGCGATGAATGTAGAAATCAAAGAAGAATGGGAAGATGCAGAAATTATCGACTAA
- a CDS encoding ABC transporter permease → MFTALFSSVESGLIYAIMALGVYLSFRILDFPDLTVDGSFVTGAAICAAMIVNGINPFIATLAALLAGFAAGCLTGILHTKGNINPLLSGILMMIALYSINLRIMGQSNVPLLQESTVFTALLDGWNQLGIDSFMQSFFLSIGLENFIPKTWSILIAMLILISFIKLVLDYFLKTEVGIAIRAVGDNEKMIASFSANTDMMKIIGLGLSNALVAFSGAFIAQYSGFSDVGMGIGMIIIGLASVIIGEALVGTKTIIRATLAVIIGAIVYRMIIALALRADFLETGDMKMITACIVIAALVVPQLLAKQKRKKGGLRKSGVKIA, encoded by the coding sequence ATGTTTACTGCTCTTTTCTCGTCCGTCGAATCCGGACTCATTTACGCTATTATGGCACTCGGTGTTTATCTTTCATTTCGAATTTTAGATTTTCCCGATTTAACTGTGGACGGCAGCTTTGTAACGGGAGCTGCCATATGTGCAGCAATGATCGTAAACGGTATTAATCCATTTATCGCTACGCTCGCGGCCCTGCTTGCAGGGTTTGCAGCGGGCTGTCTGACGGGCATCCTTCACACGAAAGGAAACATCAACCCGCTGCTTTCCGGTATTTTAATGATGATTGCCCTGTATTCAATCAATCTGCGGATCATGGGACAGTCAAACGTCCCTCTTCTTCAAGAAAGCACAGTCTTTACTGCCTTGCTTGATGGTTGGAACCAGCTTGGTATTGACTCTTTTATGCAATCATTCTTTCTTTCTATCGGTCTTGAAAACTTTATTCCAAAAACATGGTCTATTCTTATTGCAATGCTGATCCTTATTTCATTTATCAAGTTAGTCTTGGATTATTTCCTGAAAACAGAAGTCGGCATCGCCATTCGTGCAGTCGGCGATAACGAAAAGATGATTGCAAGCTTTTCAGCTAATACCGACATGATGAAGATTATTGGTCTTGGCCTGTCAAACGCTCTTGTAGCTTTTTCAGGAGCATTTATTGCTCAGTATTCCGGATTCAGCGATGTCGGCATGGGAATCGGAATGATCATTATCGGTCTTGCATCCGTAATTATCGGTGAAGCGCTTGTTGGAACGAAAACCATTATCCGGGCAACACTCGCGGTCATAATTGGTGCGATTGTTTACAGGATGATTATTGCACTCGCCCTTAGAGCCGATTTCCTTGAAACGGGAGACATGAAAATGATCACCGCATGTATCGTCATTGCAGCCCTTGTCGTTCCGCAGCTGCTTGCCAAGCAGAAACGGAAAAAAGGCGGCTTGAGAAAGAGTGGTGTCAAAATTGCTTGA
- a CDS encoding ABC transporter ATP-binding protein: protein MLELKQIEKVFNEGSPDEKKALNGLSLSLQKGDFVTVIGSNGAGKSTLLNVISGRIFPDEGDVAINGKSVSFVREHKRAKYIGRVFQDPMAGTSPALTIEENLAIAYSRVKKRSLRPGVTSKRREYFKEQLASLGLRLEDRLSAKVGLLSGGERQALSLLMATFTNPDILLLDEHTAALDPARAELITQLTKKLVMNGSLTTLMITHNMQQAVDLGNRLIMMDSGRIIFEAEGEQKKKLTVPALLNEFGKIKGNGSLSDKVMLS, encoded by the coding sequence TTGCTTGAATTAAAACAGATTGAAAAAGTGTTTAATGAAGGTTCACCAGATGAAAAAAAGGCTTTAAACGGCCTTTCTCTTTCGCTTCAAAAAGGAGACTTTGTTACTGTCATCGGCAGCAACGGTGCTGGAAAATCGACTCTTTTGAACGTCATTTCCGGGAGAATCTTTCCTGATGAAGGCGATGTAGCCATAAACGGAAAAAGCGTCAGCTTCGTCCGCGAGCATAAACGCGCGAAGTATATCGGGCGTGTTTTTCAGGATCCTATGGCCGGGACTTCTCCAGCTTTGACCATTGAAGAAAACTTGGCCATTGCTTACTCACGCGTGAAAAAAAGGTCTCTCAGGCCCGGTGTTACCTCCAAACGGAGAGAATACTTTAAAGAACAGCTTGCATCACTTGGCCTGCGGCTTGAAGACAGACTTTCCGCAAAAGTAGGTTTGCTGTCTGGCGGAGAAAGGCAGGCCCTCTCCCTGCTGATGGCGACGTTTACAAATCCTGATATTCTTCTCTTGGATGAACATACAGCTGCTCTTGATCCGGCACGTGCTGAGCTGATTACGCAGCTCACTAAAAAACTTGTCATGAACGGCAGCCTGACTACCTTGATGATTACTCACAATATGCAGCAGGCAGTTGATCTCGGCAATCGCCTGATCATGATGGACAGCGGCCGCATCATCTTTGAAGCAGAAGGCGAGCAGAAGAAAAAACTGACCGTACCAGCTCTCTTAAATGAGTTTGGGAAAATAAAAGGAAATGGATCTCTTTCTGATAAAGTGATGCTAAGTTAG
- the abc-f gene encoding ribosomal protection-like ABC-F family protein yields the protein MTICSVHQLAKSYGSQLIFENLSFEINENEKIGFVGRNGTGKTTLFKCLSGIEQPDSGTISIRKGMKVGYLAQIPMFPAGTTVDEVLRQAFAELNLLSNELAQLEMEMSGTEDPDKLEKAIARYGFFQETFEDRGGYEMDAKISAVANGLQLQPLLNSNFDTISGGEKTKVSLGLMLLQSPQILLLDEPTNHLDIAAVEWLEGFLKEYKGTVVVISHDRAFLDELAAKIIDLEDGEVTVYHHNYSGFISEKQKRLMAEFQAYQDQQKKMKKMREAIKRLREWANQANPPNEGLHKRARNMERALERMEKLKKPILNHRKMDLHFEGSDRSGKKVLTFENATKTFGRRQVFENISMQLSYKDRAAIVGENGSGKSTLLKLVMGEHEPDDAGVRIGSSVKIGYLSQQLFQTDAEVSIIDYFREDLSVSEDDARHILAKFLFYGSAVFKKMKNTSGGERMRIQLAKLMQKDLNFLILDEPTNHLDIDSREVLEEAIEHFDGTILAVSHDRYFLNKLFTKTFWLYEKRLHSFDGNYSWAREKMKGLLAEKEVPSKEVPKLEVKKSKEVKQAATPAEIEAKIEQHELELFRLEEQMLSLTDLAQLMEVNRLKEEKEKQIEWLYVQLEAIS from the coding sequence ATGACAATATGTTCAGTTCACCAATTAGCAAAATCATATGGAAGCCAGCTTATTTTTGAAAATTTATCCTTTGAAATAAATGAAAATGAAAAAATCGGATTTGTAGGACGAAACGGGACGGGAAAAACAACATTGTTTAAATGTCTGTCAGGAATCGAGCAGCCTGACTCAGGAACGATTTCAATCAGAAAAGGGATGAAGGTCGGATATCTCGCCCAAATTCCGATGTTCCCCGCCGGAACAACGGTTGACGAGGTTCTGAGACAAGCTTTTGCCGAGTTAAATCTTTTATCGAACGAGCTTGCACAACTTGAAATGGAGATGTCTGGAACAGAGGATCCTGATAAATTGGAAAAAGCCATTGCACGATATGGCTTTTTCCAGGAAACATTTGAAGATCGGGGCGGATATGAGATGGATGCTAAAATCAGCGCCGTTGCAAACGGGCTGCAGCTGCAGCCCCTTCTGAACTCGAATTTTGACACGATCAGCGGCGGAGAGAAAACAAAGGTGTCCCTTGGTCTGATGCTGCTTCAGTCACCCCAGATCCTCTTGCTCGATGAGCCGACTAACCATCTTGATATTGCTGCTGTAGAGTGGCTCGAAGGCTTTCTAAAAGAATATAAGGGGACGGTTGTTGTCATTTCACATGACCGAGCCTTTTTAGATGAATTGGCTGCAAAAATCATCGACTTAGAAGATGGTGAGGTCACAGTTTACCATCATAATTATTCTGGCTTCATTTCTGAAAAACAGAAGAGGCTGATGGCTGAATTTCAGGCTTATCAGGATCAGCAAAAGAAAATGAAGAAAATGAGAGAAGCCATTAAAAGATTGAGAGAATGGGCAAATCAGGCGAATCCTCCAAATGAGGGACTGCACAAACGTGCACGGAATATGGAGCGTGCACTTGAGCGGATGGAGAAATTAAAAAAGCCCATTTTGAATCACAGGAAAATGGATCTCCATTTTGAAGGATCTGACCGAAGCGGTAAAAAAGTTCTGACCTTTGAAAACGCAACAAAAACTTTTGGAAGAAGACAGGTGTTTGAAAATATCAGTATGCAGCTTTCCTATAAGGACAGGGCGGCAATTGTCGGAGAAAACGGTTCCGGCAAGTCCACGCTGCTGAAACTGGTCATGGGAGAGCATGAGCCTGATGATGCAGGAGTGCGGATTGGCAGCAGCGTGAAAATAGGGTACCTCTCCCAGCAGCTTTTTCAGACAGATGCAGAAGTTTCGATCATCGATTATTTCAGGGAGGATTTGTCTGTCTCAGAAGACGATGCCCGCCATATATTAGCAAAATTCTTATTTTACGGGTCTGCTGTCTTTAAAAAAATGAAAAACACAAGCGGGGGGGAAAGAATGAGAATCCAGCTTGCTAAGCTGATGCAGAAGGATCTTAATTTTCTCATTCTGGATGAACCGACAAATCATTTGGACATTGACTCAAGGGAAGTGCTTGAGGAAGCAATTGAACATTTTGACGGCACCATCCTCGCTGTTTCCCATGACAGGTACTTTCTGAACAAACTTTTCACGAAAACGTTCTGGCTTTATGAAAAACGGCTTCATTCATTTGATGGAAACTACTCATGGGCACGTGAAAAGATGAAGGGGCTCCTGGCTGAAAAAGAGGTGCCTTCAAAGGAAGTACCAAAGCTTGAGGTGAAAAAATCAAAGGAAGTTAAGCAGGCTGCAACCCCAGCAGAAATTGAAGCTAAGATTGAACAGCATGAACTCGAATTATTCCGGCTTGAAGAACAGATGCTTTCGCTGACTGATCTTGCGCAGCTGATGGAGGTGAACAGACTGAAGGAAGAAAAAGAAAAGCAGATAGAATGGTTATATGTACAGCTTGAAGCAATCAGCTGA
- a CDS encoding RAxF-45 family protein, with protein sequence MMSLKVSHGKELSYLYLCRAIFHAIAINGIRMPFFINCIDTFKR encoded by the coding sequence ATGATGAGTTTGAAAGTGTCGCACGGTAAAGAGTTGTCATACCTATATTTATGTCGTGCAATTTTTCATGCAATTGCGATCAACGGGATACGTATGCCCTTTTTCATTAATTGCATAGACACATTCAAACGTTAA
- a CDS encoding FAD-dependent oxidoreductase, whose product MPKFPEPYWRDSAKLPSYPKLSKHVNVDVAIVGGGITGITSAYLLSKEGLSVALVDSDVVLNGTTGHTTAKITVQHDIIYDELIQHFGADGAKHYYEANKSGLDFIRKMVDEKKIDCGFSDEDAILYAVSDDSLKKLLKEKEAYDTLGIPYEYTDTIPFEIEIQGALIVKNQAQFHPLKYLHTLLEEMSQSGVQIFENTAIIDVKGTEDEPKLISNQGFEITCQYVISASHFPFYDGNGFYFARMYADRSYVLSAQTEKPYPGGMYLSVDEPKRSLRSAGSGGEAHVLIGGEGHKAGQVKDTHKLYEKLETFGEEVFGLSNITHRWSTQDLFTLDKVPYIGNHSSGHKNIYIATGFHKWGMTNGTFASLMLKDLIVKKESRYLDLFTPSRFQSDPSVKEFLKHNADVAKHLISGKLNRPSKKPEDLKVNEGCAVMFQGKKAGAYKDEHGVLHLVDTTCTHLGCEVGWNSGDRSWDCPCHGSRFSYSGEVIEGPADKPLKVLNPESE is encoded by the coding sequence ATGCCTAAATTTCCAGAGCCTTACTGGAGAGATTCTGCCAAGCTGCCATCTTATCCGAAGCTCTCAAAACATGTGAATGTAGATGTGGCGATTGTTGGCGGAGGAATCACCGGGATTACATCTGCCTATTTACTTTCAAAAGAGGGACTGTCGGTAGCATTGGTCGATTCAGACGTTGTGTTAAACGGGACAACCGGCCATACAACTGCAAAAATAACCGTACAGCATGATATTATTTATGATGAACTTATTCAGCACTTTGGCGCTGATGGAGCAAAGCATTATTACGAAGCAAATAAAAGCGGTCTCGACTTTATTCGCAAAATGGTTGATGAAAAGAAGATTGACTGCGGCTTCTCTGATGAAGACGCGATTCTTTATGCCGTTTCAGATGACTCACTAAAAAAACTGCTTAAAGAAAAAGAAGCTTATGATACTCTTGGTATTCCATATGAATATACAGATACCATTCCGTTTGAGATTGAGATCCAGGGCGCACTGATCGTAAAAAATCAAGCTCAGTTCCATCCGCTGAAATACTTACATACCCTGCTTGAAGAAATGTCACAGAGCGGTGTTCAAATTTTTGAAAACACAGCGATTATCGATGTAAAGGGAACAGAAGATGAACCGAAGCTGATTTCAAACCAAGGTTTTGAAATCACTTGTCAGTACGTCATTTCTGCTTCACATTTTCCTTTTTATGATGGGAATGGATTTTATTTTGCGAGAATGTATGCCGATCGTTCCTATGTACTTAGTGCTCAAACGGAGAAGCCCTATCCGGGAGGAATGTATTTAAGCGTGGATGAACCTAAACGCTCTCTCCGTTCTGCTGGAAGCGGCGGAGAGGCACACGTCCTCATTGGCGGAGAAGGTCACAAAGCAGGGCAAGTGAAAGATACACATAAGCTTTATGAAAAGCTGGAAACGTTCGGAGAAGAAGTTTTCGGCTTAAGTAACATCACACATAGATGGTCAACACAGGATTTATTCACTCTTGATAAAGTGCCCTACATCGGAAATCATTCTTCAGGTCACAAAAATATCTATATAGCAACGGGATTTCATAAATGGGGCATGACAAACGGAACCTTTGCATCCCTTATGCTGAAAGACCTGATCGTAAAAAAAGAATCCCGCTACCTTGATCTCTTTACACCTTCCCGCTTCCAATCCGATCCGAGTGTAAAAGAGTTTCTGAAACATAATGCGGACGTAGCCAAGCATTTAATCTCAGGCAAGCTCAATCGTCCATCTAAAAAACCTGAAGATCTTAAAGTAAATGAAGGCTGCGCCGTCATGTTCCAGGGTAAAAAAGCCGGCGCTTATAAAGATGAGCATGGCGTGCTTCATCTCGTTGATACGACATGCACTCATTTAGGCTGCGAAGTAGGATGGAACAGCGGCGACCGTTCATGGGACTGCCCATGCCATGGCTCCAGGTTTTCTTACAGCGGAGAAGTGATTGAGGGTCCTGCCGATAAGCCGCTTAAAGTGCTGAATCCAGAATCAGAATAG